CCTCGAGCAGGTCCTTCGGCGTGCCCACTCCCATCAGGTAGCGCGGGCGCGTGGGGTCGACCGCGTGCGCGACCTCGTGGAGCGTCTCGTACATCTTCGGGATCGGCTCGCCGACCGAGAAGCCGCCGAGCGCGAGGCCGTCGAAGGACACGCCGCCGATCTCGAGGCCCGCGAGCTCCTCCGCGTGCTCGCGGCGGAGGTCGGCGAAACATGCACCTTGCACGATTCCGAAGAGCGCCTGCCCCTCTGGTCGCTCGGTCGCGAGCGCGCGGCGCGCCCAGCGCGTGGTGCGCGCCACCGCGGCCTCCACCACCGCGCGCGCGGAGTCGCCGGGCGGACACACGTCGAGCTGCATCTGGATGTCCGCGCCGATCGTGCCCTGCACCCGCACCGCGACCTCGGGCGAGAGGTGATGGCGCTGCCCGTCGAGGTGCGAGCGGAACGTGAAGCCCTCCTCGTCGAGCGTGACGAGCGACTTCGGGGCCTCGCCCGGCGCCTTCGGATCGCGCGAGCCCGCGTTGCCGCCGAGGGAGAAGGCCTGGAAGCCGCCGGAGTCGGTGAGCATCGCGCGCGGCCAGCGCGTGAAGCCGTGGAGGCCGCCGAGCTTCGCGATCACGTCGGGGCCCGGGCGGAGCCACAGGTGGTACGTGTTGCCGAGCATGATCTGGGCGCCGCTCGAGGCGACGTCCTCGGCGGTGAGGCCCTTCACGCTCCCTTGCGTGCCGACCGGCATGAAGGTCGGCGTCTCGACGGCTGCGTGCGGCGTCGTGAAGAGCGCGGACCTGGCGTGGCCGCGCTCGGCGGTCGCCTTCACCTCGAACGCGAAGCCCTTGGCGCGCGTCATGCGGCCTCCGCGCGCGAGAGCAGCATCGCGTCGCCGTAGGAGAAGAAGCGGTAGCGCGCGGCGACGGCGGCGCGGTACGCCGCGAGGACGCGTTCGGTGCCGGCGAACGCAGAGACGAGGGCGAGCAGGGTGGACTCCGGGAGGTGGAAGTTGGTGAGCAGGCGATCGACGACGCGGAAGCGGTAGCCGGGCTGGATGAGGATGCGCGTCTCCTCCGCGCACGCGCGCACGTGGCCGCCCTCCGTCGCGGCCGACTCGAGGGCGCGCACGACGGTGGTGCCGATCGCGAGCACGGGGGCGCCGCGCTCGCGTGCGCGCGCGACGCTCGCCGCGAGCGAGGGCGTCACGACGAAGGGCTCGCTGTGCATCGCGTGATCGTCGAGGTCTTCCGTCGTCACCGGCTGGAAGGTGCCGAGCCCGACATGCAACGTGCATGCATCGACCTCGCAGCCGCGCTCGTCGCGGAGCCGGGCGAGGAGCGCTTCGGTCAGGTGCAGCCCCGCCGTGGGCGCCGCGACGGCGCCGTCGGTCTTGGCGAACACGGTCTGGTAGCGCGCCTCGTCCGCCTCCGTCGGCGTCCGCTTGATGTACGGCGGGAGCGGCATGCGCGCCCCCGCGGCGAGGGCCTCGTCGAGCGTGCCGCTCGTCGCCGCGAGGCGCACGAGGAAGAGCCCGTCGTTCGGCTCGCGCCCCTCGATCGTCACGACGAGCGGTCCGCTCGTGACGCGCGTGCCGGGGCGCATCGGCTTCGACGCCTTCGTCATCGCTTGCCACGTGCCGTCGGCGAGCCGGCGCACGAGGAACACCTCCGCCTTGCCGCCGCTCTCCTTCGTCCCGACGATGCGCGCGCGGATGACCTTCGTGTCGTTCACGACGACGAGGCTCCCGCGCGGCACGAACGACGCGAGCTCCGCGATGCGCGCGTGCTCGAGCGCGTCGCCGACGACCATGAGGCGCGCGGCGTCGCGTTCGGGCGCGGGCTCCTGCGCGATGAGCTCGGGCGGCAAGTCGTACGCGAAGGCGGAGGCCCGCATCGGGCGCGCACTCTAGCGCATCGGTCAGCGCGCGCGGCCGACGTCCGCGGTGGCGTCGGCGGGCTCGCTGCCGGGGCGCACCGAGACGCCCGACGGAGGCTCGGCGCACCACAGCCGGCGCGATGACGGCGGACCGGCGAGCTTGTTGCGGACGAACTCGACGACCTCGCGCAGATCGTACGGCTTCGGGATGAAGCCGCTCACGCCGCAGTCGGCGCGCTCGAGCTGGCGCTCGCTCAGGTAATACGCGCTCGTGAGGAGCACGCGCATCGCGGGGTAGCGCGTGCGGAGCTCACGCGCGAAGTCGAGGCCGCTCGAGCCGTGGCTCTCGCTCTCCGCGCA
The Labilithrix sp. genome window above contains:
- the tgt gene encoding tRNA guanosine(34) transglycosylase Tgt: MTRAKGFAFEVKATAERGHARSALFTTPHAAVETPTFMPVGTQGSVKGLTAEDVASSGAQIMLGNTYHLWLRPGPDVIAKLGGLHGFTRWPRAMLTDSGGFQAFSLGGNAGSRDPKAPGEAPKSLVTLDEEGFTFRSHLDGQRHHLSPEVAVRVQGTIGADIQMQLDVCPPGDSARAVVEAAVARTTRWARRALATERPEGQALFGIVQGACFADLRREHAEELAGLEIGGVSFDGLALGGFSVGEPIPKMYETLHEVAHAVDPTRPRYLMGVGTPKDLLEAIDAGVDMFDCVLPTRNARNGQALTRFGKVVIKQARWREDTSPIDPDCTCACCAGGYARGYLRHLFLAGEMSVLRLLSIHNLHWYGELVRGARTAIQSGTWGTYKTATLARMESS
- the queA gene encoding tRNA preQ1(34) S-adenosylmethionine ribosyltransferase-isomerase QueA, with the protein product MRASAFAYDLPPELIAQEPAPERDAARLMVVGDALEHARIAELASFVPRGSLVVVNDTKVIRARIVGTKESGGKAEVFLVRRLADGTWQAMTKASKPMRPGTRVTSGPLVVTIEGREPNDGLFLVRLAATSGTLDEALAAGARMPLPPYIKRTPTEADEARYQTVFAKTDGAVAAPTAGLHLTEALLARLRDERGCEVDACTLHVGLGTFQPVTTEDLDDHAMHSEPFVVTPSLAASVARARERGAPVLAIGTTVVRALESAATEGGHVRACAEETRILIQPGYRFRVVDRLLTNFHLPESTLLALVSAFAGTERVLAAYRAAVAARYRFFSYGDAMLLSRAEAA
- a CDS encoding response regulator, translated to MMTILLVDANDADASLLASALRVEGFEVMTAKSAHEARSTLAAHPTALTIVDLMLRGCAESESHGSSGLDFARELRTRYPAMRVLLTSAYYLSERQLERADCGVSGFIPKPYDLREVVEFVRNKLAGPPSSRRLWCAEPPSGVSVRPGSEPADATADVGRAR